The following are from one region of the Aequoribacter fuscus genome:
- a CDS encoding type II toxin-antitoxin system HigB family toxin — MEQQALPWCRYVHRANWESPADLKRDFRSASILKDGRAVFNIPGNKYRLVAWINYAYKVVYIRFIGTHAQYDLIDAQTV; from the coding sequence ATCGAGCAACAAGCGCTCCCGTGGTGCCGATATGTGCACCGCGCCAACTGGGAGTCTCCCGCGGATCTGAAGCGTGATTTTCGGAGCGCGAGCATCCTTAAAGACGGACGAGCGGTCTTCAATATCCCAGGCAATAAATACCGGTTAGTCGCGTGGATTAACTACGCCTACAAAGTCGTATACATCCGTTTCATCGGAACACACGCCCAGTACGATTTAATTGATGCGCAAACCGTTTAA
- a CDS encoding helix-turn-helix domain-containing protein has product MDIQPIKTESDYQRTLSQIEDLMSAQLNTEQGDKLDVLVTLVEAYETKQFPLDLPDPIEAIKFQMERLGLSAKHLEPMIGRRNRVYEVLNRRRALTLPMIRKLHAELGIPAEALIKPIKVAA; this is encoded by the coding sequence ATGGACATACAGCCAATAAAAACTGAATCGGATTATCAGCGAACATTGAGTCAAATCGAGGATCTCATGTCGGCTCAGCTCAACACTGAGCAGGGCGACAAACTGGATGTATTGGTTACACTAGTTGAAGCCTACGAGACCAAGCAGTTCCCCTTAGATCTGCCAGACCCCATCGAGGCCATTAAATTCCAGATGGAGCGGCTTGGTCTCAGTGCTAAGCATTTAGAGCCTATGATCGGGCGCCGCAACCGTGTATACGAAGTATTAAATCGTCGTCGAGCGCTGACGCTACCGATGATACGCAAGCTCCACGCAGAGCTGGGCATTCCAGCCGAAGCACTCATCAAACCCATCAAAGTTGCGGCCTAA
- a CDS encoding glucose 1-dehydrogenase → MQRLKGKVALVTGGASGIGAGIVKRFIAEGAKVLVTDVNEDLGKSSIQAYGDSAQFLRQDVSSRDDWAKAMHAVEAQFGGLDILVNNAGVLFFAPFEGYSDAQIEMLIHVNLMGVIYGCQAALPLLEKRGGSVINMSSSDGLEGANAVSIYGATKFAVRGLTKSLALEWGPRGIRVNSIHPGGIDTPLSNPQGNKREDVNKAYARYPSQRAGDPSDIAAAAAYLASDDASYCMGMELVVDGGMTAGHYYAGLPGAPKGA, encoded by the coding sequence ATGCAACGGTTGAAAGGGAAAGTCGCGCTAGTGACGGGGGGAGCCAGCGGTATTGGCGCTGGCATTGTGAAACGCTTTATTGCCGAAGGCGCCAAGGTGTTGGTCACCGATGTAAATGAGGATTTGGGAAAAAGCTCTATCCAGGCCTATGGGGATAGCGCGCAGTTTTTGCGCCAAGACGTCAGCTCGCGAGACGATTGGGCCAAGGCGATGCATGCCGTCGAAGCACAATTTGGTGGTTTGGATATTCTGGTAAACAACGCGGGTGTCTTGTTCTTTGCGCCCTTTGAAGGCTACAGCGATGCTCAAATCGAAATGCTCATTCACGTCAATTTGATGGGGGTTATTTACGGTTGCCAGGCGGCGTTGCCGCTACTCGAGAAACGCGGTGGTAGTGTCATTAACATGAGCTCGTCCGACGGGCTCGAAGGTGCGAACGCGGTGTCGATTTACGGTGCTACTAAGTTTGCAGTGCGAGGTTTAACCAAATCGTTAGCGCTGGAGTGGGGCCCACGGGGTATTCGTGTAAACTCTATCCACCCAGGCGGTATCGACACGCCCTTGTCTAACCCACAGGGGAACAAGCGCGAAGATGTCAACAAAGCGTACGCGCGTTACCCAAGCCAGCGTGCCGGCGACCCATCGGACATTGCAGCCGCTGCGGCTTATCTGGCATCCGATGATGCCAGTTACTGCATGGGTATGGAGCTGGTGGTGGACGGTGGAATGACCGCAGGGCACTACTATGCCGGTTTGCCCGGGGCGCCAAAGGGGGCTTAA
- a CDS encoding MFS transporter yields MTTITANLRTQLTYGFGAVAYGIKDNGFGYFLLLFYGTVVGLEPGLVGTAIFIALVFDAISDPIIGYWSDNTRSRWGRRHPFMYAAAVPVAISYWLLWNPPEWGQTGLFWYLVSLAVLIRTFITLYETPSSALMPELSTDYAQRTSIQAWRQFFGWSGGNFMSVMMFGLLLVPTEQYAIGTLNREGYETYGVISSVLIFLAIIISAAGTHNQIPHLRVPPKRDQRGLAAIFKELFQTLGEKSFMALFAASLFGAMATGLAGAMSYILLTYFWGLSSSQIFIYTSLVFISAGIGLAVAPWFVKRWGKKAAAIRLGAMAFSVAPAPVLLRLMGLMPENGDPILFPLIAIINTVDLGLIIACQAVLYSMVADLVENNELRTGKRSEGVFFAAITFIRKTNQGLGAFAAGIILSLIAFPQGASQAEVSDETLRSLGLWHAPSLLILWSLMLFCISRYQLSKDDHESNLQKLRTRS; encoded by the coding sequence ATGACAACAATAACAGCGAATCTTAGAACACAGCTCACCTACGGTTTTGGTGCCGTGGCCTACGGCATTAAAGACAACGGCTTTGGATATTTTTTACTGCTGTTTTACGGCACAGTCGTGGGCTTAGAACCCGGGCTGGTGGGCACCGCCATTTTTATCGCGCTGGTATTCGACGCCATCAGCGACCCCATTATTGGTTACTGGTCCGACAACACGCGCTCCCGATGGGGACGCCGACATCCCTTCATGTATGCCGCTGCAGTCCCTGTGGCCATCAGTTATTGGTTGTTGTGGAACCCACCTGAGTGGGGGCAAACGGGCCTGTTTTGGTACCTTGTGTCTCTTGCCGTATTAATTCGCACTTTTATCACGCTGTATGAAACACCGAGTTCCGCGTTAATGCCAGAGCTGAGTACCGACTACGCCCAACGCACCTCGATTCAGGCCTGGCGTCAGTTTTTTGGCTGGAGCGGCGGCAATTTCATGAGCGTAATGATGTTTGGCTTGCTGCTGGTACCGACCGAGCAATACGCTATTGGTACCCTGAATCGCGAAGGCTACGAAACGTATGGGGTAATCTCATCGGTACTGATCTTTCTGGCCATTATCATCTCAGCGGCCGGCACCCATAACCAAATTCCGCATCTACGTGTTCCACCCAAACGTGACCAGCGAGGTCTGGCCGCTATTTTTAAAGAGCTGTTTCAAACACTGGGTGAAAAAAGCTTCATGGCGCTGTTCGCCGCCAGCCTGTTCGGTGCTATGGCCACCGGGCTTGCCGGCGCCATGAGCTACATTTTGCTGACCTACTTTTGGGGCTTGTCGTCTAGCCAAATCTTTATTTACACCTCGCTGGTTTTTATTTCGGCGGGCATTGGTTTGGCGGTAGCGCCCTGGTTTGTGAAGCGCTGGGGCAAGAAAGCGGCGGCGATTCGCCTAGGTGCCATGGCGTTTTCGGTCGCACCTGCGCCAGTGCTGTTGCGCCTTATGGGCCTAATGCCTGAAAACGGCGACCCCATCCTATTTCCGCTCATTGCGATCATTAATACCGTCGATCTCGGCTTAATTATCGCCTGCCAGGCCGTGCTGTATTCTATGGTGGCTGACCTAGTCGAGAACAACGAATTGCGCACCGGCAAGCGCAGCGAAGGCGTCTTTTTTGCGGCTATTACCTTTATTCGCAAAACCAACCAGGGCTTAGGCGCCTTTGCTGCCGGTATTATTTTAAGCCTGATTGCCTTTCCTCAAGGCGCCTCTCAGGCCGAGGTCTCAGACGAAACGCTTCGAAGTTTAGGTTTATGGCACGCACCCAGCCTGCTGATATTGTGGTCACTCATGCTGTTTTGCATCAGCCGCTATCAGCTCAGTAAAGACGATCATGAATCGAATTTGCAGAAGCTCAGAACACGCTCTTAG
- a CDS encoding type II toxin-antitoxin system Phd/YefM family antitoxin, with translation MATITANELKTKGITAVDTALAEEPTVQITVRGSAKYVVMRCEHYNKLREQELDLAIRESRAEFERGDYVIESVEEHMRRVLE, from the coding sequence ATGGCAACTATCACAGCAAACGAGCTCAAAACCAAAGGCATAACAGCGGTGGATACAGCGCTCGCCGAAGAGCCTACCGTTCAAATTACAGTGCGAGGTTCGGCCAAATACGTGGTGATGCGTTGCGAACACTACAACAAATTACGAGAGCAAGAGCTTGATCTTGCCATTCGCGAAAGCAGGGCAGAATTTGAACGCGGCGACTACGTTATCGAATCAGTAGAAGAGCACATGCGCCGAGTTCTGGAATGA